In Parasteatoda tepidariorum isolate YZ-2023 chromosome 2, CAS_Ptep_4.0, whole genome shotgun sequence, one DNA window encodes the following:
- the LOC107449698 gene encoding diuretic hormone class 2-like, translating into MNCSTSFRILFSLLVVMVCCFYTSQAQGSRNKRSIVEVDNPRETLQVLGNLAQRIIEAEGITNEKRGLDLGLSRGFSGSQAAKHLMGLSAASFANGPGRKRRFVDENQ; encoded by the exons atgaattgtagTACGAgctttcgaattttattttccctACTGGTGGTTATGGTATGCTGTTTTTACACATCACAGGCTCAAGGATCAAG GAACAAGAGATCTATTGTGGAGGTTGATAATCCTAGAGAAACTTTACAAGTTCTTGGAAATCTAGCTCAGCGAATAATAGAAGCTGAAGGAAttacaaa TGAGAAAAGAGGACTGGACTTGGGACTTTCAAGAGGATTTTCTGGAAGCCAGGCTGCTAAGCACTTGATGGGCTTATCAGCAGCCAGTTTTGCTAATGGACCCGGACGAAAGCGTCGATTCGTCGACGAAAATCAATGA